aaaaatggaggttagttttgtgtttgactttgagttctAGGTCAATTTTACAAAAACCCCATAGTTTAATCcggataattaatatattacccaaattatcagaaaaaaaataactgAAACATAACCAACCTAaacatattttttgtattttgtattaGTTGGTTTCTAATTATGTTATCAGAATTGAATCAAATTAGGGATCATCAAAccaattcaaatatatttttttttaaacaaatggGTTCTAAATACCCTTACATAAACTACTCGATacataaaattaacaaacatcAAACTGAACAAAGTAGCCATTTACCTTACAAAATGCTTAGATTTTGAGACTACTAGCAATCATGAAAGGGGGAGGAAGGGGGGGGGGAAAGATGTTGAGTGATTGTGGAATACTggaattttctatttttggacATGATGTCTTGGATAGGGAAAAGATCGGTCGCGCAAATGATGTTCGAGGTAGACTAGACCTAGCTTTATGGAACGAAGATTGGCATGAAGAATTGCTTCATTCAACAGTTCAGCATTTATGCAAGTGGTGACCGAATTATCGCCATGTGCTGGCTAATATTCTTGTCAAGCCAATTAgagccaagaaaaaaaaaattaaattgatataGATGGTTGGATAGCGGCGAGATTAGACAGGTGATACTCGAGGGATGAAACTGTCCAGATTTTCCGATGATGCAAATATTATGGCACATATCTTGTGTTTCCATAGAGAATTGAGCCAATGGAGacgaaaaattatataaactcgGAAAAACACGTGGAGGAGCATAAAGAGAAGATTGAAGGCATGtatgcaaatgatgattcaCAACAGAGGATTTAGTGGCTGTTTACATGAATTATCTGAAGCTCTTAAGGTGGAAGAAATATTTTGGAAGCAAAATAGTAGAGTGCTTTGGCTACGAGAAAGAAACATAAAGTCAAAGTTTTTCCATGTAATTACTTAACAAAGACGGGCACGAAACACACTTGATGGATGATTCACGTAATATGTTGAGACAAAAGAGGGATTGGTAGCCATTGCAACTAGTTATTTCATAAATAGTTTTGATTACTGAGATCTAAAAGAGATTGATGAAGCATTAGAAAAATTTTCCTCAACTATCACAACTACGATTAACGAGGATCTTACATCCCCGGTTACCGAATGGGAAGTCAAAATTGCTCTGTTTGCGATGCATCTTGAAAAGGCCGATGGACCAGCTGGGAtgacatctctttttttttgtcagaagTTATGGTATATTTAACTCGTAGAATTTTTTCTGATGGTATGCCTCTAGGAATCTCTGGTACATGGTCAACAATTTCCTTTTTGAGGTTATCATGGTTCAAGGGTTGAATGATACAAAAATTTGTCTCATCTCAAAGAAAGACAAGTCTACTTACATGGCATAATTTCGTCGAATCAACTTGTGAAATGTTAGTTACAAGATTGTATCCTAAGTCTTATGTCAAATATAAAGGAAAGTATTACGTGATCGTATATCAAAAATCCATTCATCCTTTTTTGCTAGAAGATCAATCacatacaatatattgattacaCATGATATGTTTTATGCACTTAGATCAAATCAATGAGgaagaaacaagaaaatgacCATCAGACATAAGTAAAGCTAATTATGAAAGGAATGGATCAAAGCTGTTATGCAGAAGATGAGTTTTTTTGGCAACCTAGATTGACTGGATATGTGatgcatatatatgttaaatgtAAGGTTCTTTTAAATGGTCAGCCCAGAGGTGATATTGTCCGTAAGAGGGGAATACGTCAAGGAGATATGTTGTCTCCTTTCATCTTTAATATATGCATGGAAGCACTTGGTGGTCTTCTTAATCATGAAAATCAAATGTTTATACCAACTTGGACTACCTACGAAGACACGATATTGAAGATTTAGAATTAAGCAGAGATCCTTATCCATAGATAATCTGGCATCTCTTGAAAGCTTGAAGTGATAAACGATTTAGTGTAATCAGCAGGGATCCCTTAGAGTTGTCTAGACATGCCTAGGTTGATGTCAAGCCTTATTTGAAGTGAATGCAACATCCATTGCGGAAATACAATCAAAACATCATCCAATAGCTACTCAAGCTGTAAGCTTTTAGTGCATATGTATGGTGGATGAGTTATGGACTCAAAAAGCAAAGTACGATGGTTGTGATTGGGTTTAAAAGACTCATTGGAAAACACTCAGCTTTTGGGCACAAATAATCAAAGGAGGCGAGTGTCTTCTCTACATATGGAGCTGGAAGCATTTTTATGGGCAATGGaaaatatcttataaatatTCAATATGTTAGTACATTGAAACGAATTGTAAAAATTTGATATTGATGATTGAAGAACCAATGGCATGGCTAAACTTCTCAACTAAACTGAATGAATTAGCAATTCTAAAAAAATGGTTTCAAGATTTCACGATTGATTACCTTGTTCTGGGACAATATAATTCAGCATATTCATTAGCTAAGACCCaagatatttttatagaaatatatagtttattaattattctATTTTGGTATGGGTTTATAGATTACATCTACTTTGACTAATGGAATAGTCATTTCatgtgaaaaaaatataatgtagaTGCTTTTCGCTAAAGCCCCATCACCAATTGATTTTTTTCCAATGTCTCATGTGAACTAAAACtcaaaaaagtattaaaaagaATATACCAGTGGGTCTCTGTAGTCACAATTATTTTCCTTTACACGCCTAAAGGTGGGAAAGTCGAAAACCAAAGATGCAGATTCCCTGGTCAACATTTGCTTGCTAAACTAAACATGTTAAAatcaatcaagttttttttctttttaaatattttcattattatcATTTTACTTTGATTAACTTATATTAATATCATTCCACTTTATtctaactagatctcgatccacGCAACCGTgcagatttttattttcatttatttttatataaacattttgttttcaattataaattggtatatattataatatatatgtgtatatcaatttttaaaacataataagtttacggtatattttttccattgaatagattgtttcaaactttcacatgtatttgtatattcttctatatatatattttcatattattatttcattattcaaatcgtaactatatatataaagattagtaaaatattgttttattgtcatattcaaagatattgtaacatttcacaaatttagaaagtttttaaaaaaataaacttttagcttcatagatttatattatcgagtaaataattaaacatttagtttttgcttaatttttaaaataaactatatagtttaaactttattttcattggtttaaggtagtaaagattaatcattgttagataatatgatttttgttatttaaaaaaaatctttataattttaaaagttaacatcgacaaatatttaaataattaacatatggaggtatagtattacaacattaaattatggtataatattacaacattaaattatatctatttaatttatactatctataaattcaATGAATCaactattgtttaaatccaattattgatagcccaataaaaatttctggtaggcccaaaatttaaatgataagattagagattaaatgtaacatgactttctagaaGTAGATGCATTaggtctatttttaaaaaaatcacacatgaatctaAGTTgtgatttctgttttaatatatcaaagaaatatctaattaaatatgaaaaaaattattagcgTGTGAAAAGAGCAAAATGACATAGTGTACAAAGTTGAACTTGCAATCatggaaaaaaacaaaaaaaatatattgcaaATCTAAACGTTTGAATATGGGGCTTGTTGCAAGATTGACTTAAAACTCAAAGTTAAACCTAAAACTAACCCatgctttttttttggatttttcttttatcataTTCAgtccacaagttcatataattcacgaaaatgccatcaaattttttttttttccgaaaatgacatttttactcgctcaccctcatcatcttcaagtaattacaagattgtcattttcatcaataccccaaccaccatgaacaaccaatttgaagctcttaatgcacataaaatcgatttacactctctctttctcacttgttatgaactaaaaacaacatctctttcactttgcctccatattcatccaaaaaactcaagcttttgattcaaaatttttttatgtttaatagagccattcaagcatactattcttgCTGGGTTAgtttcgtttgagattctgggtggtaggagaagactctgtgtgctaaggaagtcatctcactagtttaaggtatgaaattggaattttttccagatctgttcgtgtagaagacttacccgtaagtagtctggttgtagaagacttacgggtaagtcttctggtcaaacggtcgtcatctttgtttgttaaaaaaaaaatctagagaataccctaagtcgtctaggataaatgagttagttttgcatttgaccgaattgtgtcagatatttgacttttcctggacgacttaccagtaagtcgtctccggggaaacaaaatttcaatattttattaaagctggacgacttatctgtaagtcgtctcaggttacttttgcaattggaaaataaaacttaaatatttaacttttcccagacgacttacgcggaagtcgtcaagtaagacgacttacttgaaagtcgtccaggataagcaaagtcgtccagatttatttcctagattctggtcaaaccttgcttatctcggaCGACTTTCTCGTACGTCGTCtacctggacgactttcaagtaagtcgtctgggtaaagttaaatatttaagtttcattttcgaattgcaaactaacctgagaagacttacaaataagtcgtctagctttaataaaatattaaaatttttgttttcccggagacgacttactagtaagtcgtccaggaaaagtcaaatatctgacacaattcggtcaaatgcaaaactaatccGTTTAACacaagtcgtccaggaaaagtcaaatatctgaaaagtaagtcgtctagtgtttttttttaacaaacaaagctggacgacttacttgtaagtcgtcctatttaaaattcaattgcaaaaatgacatGTTTGgatgacttactggtaagtcttccagacaagttactggtatgtcgtctgcgtcaatgtttagtaaactttcattttctctctgtttactaatgtgttttattttgaaattttgtcgatgatgcgtcagttacaagcagtgtatggagaatggttgttgaaagattgccgttgggattttgtggttgataatgtcaaaggagcgagaatcattttttgggggaaggttcgacacatgctgaacttcttgcaatggctcaagatgATTATAACTTGGACATGAGCACAGaatctgtggagataacctattcattaccagcagaaatgatgcaggctccagacacccctcctattcatgttacaagtgatagacaagttcgaaacttgctcgagataaccaaaacgcatggagtacggctttgtgtatcaagccgtagcaaggtggaaacggtttcagagttaagggaagaagatgatgaagctgatgaagctgataaatgttttgaagatgaagatgatgatttggaggatgatggggaggaggatgatggggaggaggacgatggggaggaggatgctggaatctctattgttgctgaagcggacgagaatggtgaggattacagtgtttatggaaaggttgaagatgaggatgtggaagatgatgatatgtgttttgaagatatcaaaaagattgaaggaggaagatcgaatggtaacagtatctatgtcaaccagagttttgttagcaaggatgcactgctttcagagctgcggttgacagcagtgaggtttaggttctccttcagaatatacaagtcaacgaaaatTCTCCGTgtgacaacatgtccggttagtggttgtcaatggaaggtcagagcgagtgtgaaacatgggacaaacacgttttgggtaacaaagtatgtggaaaaacatacatgctcagtgggagaccgactcgctcagcggagacactgtactccgaagtatgttggtaggcttttcattgatcgtgttggaatcattgatgggttgaatccgccgcatatcactgatgcaatgaagaacatgtttggtatgacgcttgattacaccacttcatacagagcacttttatatgcacaaacattggtgagaggatcagcagaagataggtattcgcgtctgccatcatatctcgagcaaatctccttagcaaatcCCGATACTATCACGGCTATATaacttgattctatcaatagatttaagtatctatttctcttttttggagtttctatcaaaggttttaagtatcagagaagggtcattgtggtggatgggactcacctaagtgggaagtatggaggtgttatgttagttgcagccgcacaagatgggaatttttagatatttccattggcttttgggatcatAGATGCTGGAGatgaaccttcttgggaatagtttttcacaaaattggctagttgtgtatctgatgagcagcctctggtgatagtctccaaCCGGCGCacggccattaaaagtgcgtgtgataaggtgtttccttgggcaacccaaggaatatgttattatcactttcaagataacattgtcataAAATATAAAGGGAAAtatctcttgtacttggtgaaaggtgaTGCTTATGCTCATACtgtttcagattttgaccggtacatggctgagatacggagtgcaaacccggaccttacaacgtatttggagaatgccgacgtcagcctatggtcaagggtttattgtcaggGGCACAGgtacaacataaagacaagcaacatcgttgaatctattaattccgctctgaagcgagctagaggatttccggttcagttcctgttggagttcataagggagaagctaggaaagtggttttggaaaaggagagaagatgctttgagtctcccaactcaacatagtcgaggtgttgaatacttgcttgctgttcgatcggagatagcggatacgatgacggtacaaccaattgatggatggcgattctttgtgaaaggtggcaaaatggactgtgtggttgatttggaacatggaaagtgtgattgtggtgtctatgcagtggagaaaatactttgctctcatgctatagctgctggaacatctgctggtttgcatatctccacacttgtatctccagtgtactcaaaggattttctgtttgcaggatactcagagaatatatatccttgtgttggacaacaagttgaggaacgcacatgctttcctccggatGAAAAGAGTGGTCCGGGAAGACAAGGTTTATGAAAGGAGTGGTccggcaatcttggttggagctatcgaggatgagaggacgcaaaccccggaagcaacacaaggtttatagatgctcaaaatgcaaggaaactgaccatacgaaaccacaatgtaagaaATGACGTGGAcgaccttcaagtaagtcgtccagaaggtcgtccagttagtcgtccagaaggtcgtccagttagtcgtccagggttttttcttccagaagaccttcaagttagtcgtccagtgtttagtcttccagaagaccttcaagtaagtcatccagaaggtcgtccagttagtcatccagaaggtcgtccagttagtcgtccagggttttttcttccagaagaccttcaagttagtcgtccagtgttttgtcttcaagaaaactttcaattaagtcgtccagaaggtcgtccatagttttttcttccagaagaccttcaagttagtcgcccagtgtttagtcttctagaagaccttcaattaagtcgtccagaaggtcgtccagttagtcgtctagtgttttttcttccaggagaccttcaagttagtcgtccagtgtttagtcttccagaagaccttcaattaagtcgtccagaaggtcggcCAGTTAGTCGTCCATGGTTTAGTCTATTTATTGaaaatttgtgttatgaacttatttgtgtcaacttctttgtcaaattgcactaccaaacaaatttgagatggttttgccctttatattatccgaaatatagttacaaaaggtcactgctcagaagactttccagactacttatagttaagtcgtccaacattccagactatagttacaaaatagggatcaagttcaaatacacacatcagcctaATCTATCGTACAAAATAATCTAACGAAGCCTATTTATCACCCCTCATACGCACCCAAGTTGGCATCATTGTCCTTGTTTTCGAACTCATGCGCGTCCggaagctcttgaaatatatccaccgccatcttatccctcataGTCTTCCCGTTGGCCTTAGCAAagtcttttttactaaactctatcccaagagcatgacattcaatgtactttacagtgtacacgccacaatcaccagctctggccggaggtatattggtcggtctctcatatgtgaatggctccaggctgtattgggcacgttgttcgtctgaggaagcgcactcaacaagcagataagggaccatgcagagaaaaggctccattaccacatcgagttcttctggggagatactggaacaaatgctgtcccgggcgactatgtgcctcttagggatcgatatccacataGCAATCCAATGAGTGTCGTtgtagttcactggcgcatagacatcatcaatatccgtcccccaaaccttgttcgattggcaaaatgatggtatagtgcctgcataataattccacgccccaccagggagtcttcttcctaaaccgtCCTGATCGGGCTCcgagtccttaaaatccttgTAGTTGAATCTCCATAGCTGAGAaaagagatgatcaaggaagcacattctctcgctcctgaaatgttgtggGTTAGCGTCGTATCTCTCcctcagcacattaatccaagcatcaatatgctgcatataaaatagggtacaagtcagaagatatcagacgacttaccagacgacttattggtaagtcgtctacaaagaaaACTTATCAGTAAGTCATCTAAGTCATAGTAGAAGACTTACACAGTCCTCCAGCCACTCTAAGGAGGTTCGGAGGATTTGATACCACCAAGTTTGATGTAGCATACATCTTACTCCTATTAGACTTTGGTTTTCTACTTCCTTTTTCTAAAGTTAGGTTTGGTTTTCTATTTTCCTTATACGTTTAGGAGTCGGTAGTTTTCCTTAACCGACTAGGTATTTTATTTTCGTTATATATATGTGCCCTCTCGGCTTTGTGAGAGACACAACTTTGAATTATTGATTAATAAACTAGAGCTTTGGTGTTAACAAACTCTTGAATCCTTTACTTCCGGGCATTCTGTGAGAATTCAACGGCTTTAAGAAGGCTTAGCTAACGGGTATTCTCAGAATTCAACGTTACCTTCGCATTATCGGTTACTACGGATACTTCCGCTCCGTcaggttggtatcagagcctttCAATTACAATTCCAATCGTGATTATCGATCTTAGGTCCAATGCCCCCTCGCCATCGAATGATTGGGTACAGATGCAGCAATTCTTGGAAGATTTTCAAGAAAACTTTCAAGATAACATGCGACGAACAATGGCTGAAGCAATTCAGCAAGGAGTGTAGGATGGAGTCCAAGCCGCCTGGGCAGCAAACGCAGCTAACGCCGACGCTCCTCGCGCTCAACAGCCTCAACGACAACAACGCCACAACAACAACCCTATCTTTGAAGAACAAGTCGACGATGCATGACGTTTTGGATAACCCCTTCGGCGATAACAACCAACAACGTCAACAACACCACCATCGCCAACATCGCAACGATGATGATTTTCGTTGGAATTCGGGTTTAAAGATAGATATCCCTGAGTTCCATGGAGGATCAAAACCAGAGGAGCTACTCGATTGGTTTGTCACGGTCGACGAAGTCATTGAGTTCAAAGACGTTCCAGAACAAAAACGAGTCCCGCTTGTCACTACGCGTTTTCGAGGGCACACCGCCTCTTGGTGGAGCCAAACTACGTTGTCACGAACTCGTCGTGGAAAGGAGAAAATCACTTCTTGGGAAAAGCTAAAAAAACATATGCGGAAAACGTTTATTCCGTATAATTTTGAACGCTTATTATTCCAAAAGTTCCATAACATCCGTCAAGGTTCACGCTCCGTGGAAGACTATTCTAACGAATTTTATCTGATGCTCACACGTGTGGATATTCATGATTCGGAAGATCAATTGGTGGTGCGTTATATTGCGGGTTTACGATCCCAGATACAGACCATGCTGCACCAGTTTGATCCTTGTTCTGTCTCCGAAGCTCGTCAAAGAGCCCTCCTCATAGAACAACAGTCACGATCAAACACTAGTCAATGGACAAACAACTCTCGTCCTCGCACCACCGCGACAAACGATGACACCAAGACAGCAACACATCGCGAGACTACTACCCCACGCAACAACAATCGACCGGCCAACACAACAGCAGCAGAGGCACGCCCGGCACGGCCGAATGCTCTTCGGTGATTTACATGTGGGGAACGTGGCCATATACAGACAGCATGTCCTCAGGGACGTCGCGGGTTACTTGCTTCTGATAAAGAGATTACAGGAGAACCAATTTATGATGACGAAGAAGAACAGATAGAGAATGTCGAAGAAGAGCAAGTCCCGGGTGATACCGGAACGTTTCTAATGCTCCGTCGAAACTGTTTAGCTCCAAAAACCAGTGAAGCCTGGCAGCGTACTTCGCTATTCAGTTCTACTTGCACGGTGAAAGGGAAAATATGTTGTTTTGTGATCGACTCAGGTTGCTCCGCCAACGTCGTATCAGAGGAAGCCGCGCGTAAGCTAGCACTCACAGCCGAAGCACACCCGCACCCATGCCGTCTCTTATGGATGCAAACAGGAGCAGAAGTCTATGTTTCTAAACGCACTCAAGTGCCCCTATCCATTGGATCCTTCTACAAAGAAACATTATACTGCGATATAGCTCCGATGGATGTGTCTCATATCATTCTCGGTCGTCCTTGGCAATATGATTGGGAAGTACTCCACAATGGCAAACTTAACACACATTCGTTTATGTTTCAAGGGCGCAAGATCACTTTGCTCCCTTCACCCGAGGTTGACATTACCGCGACTAAGGATAATCAACAAAACACGCCAAAACAGAACCTCCTAATCATCTCCAAATCTCAACTTGAGGACGAGCTGCGTGCTGCTTGTCCAATTTTTGCGTTGATCGCTGCCGATGCGAAAATTGCAACGACTAATGTCGTCCAGCGCGAAtttgaaacaatcatcaccGACTTCCATGATCTATTTCCAGAGGATTTACCCGCCGGATTACCTCGTCTAAGAGACATACAGCATCACATTGACCTTGTCCCGAATGTCGTCTTACCTAATCGGGCACATTATCGTATGAGTCTCGAAGAGCACGAAGAGTTACGACGTCAAGTAGAGGAACTATTACTTAAAGGTTACGTGCGTGAAAGTCTCAGCCCCTGTGCCGTCCCAGCACTATTAATCCCAAAGAAGGACAAAATGTGGCGTATGTGCGTCGACAGTCGGGTAATCAATAAGATCACAACATGTTACCGGTTTCCTATACCTCGTTTAGATGATCTGCTAGATCAGATAGGAAAAGCCACTATTTTTACTAAATTGGATCTGAAAAGTGGCTATCATCAGATTCGAATCCGCCCAGGGGATGAATGGAAAACAGCTTTCAAGACGCGCGAAGGGTTGTTCGAATGGCTCGTTATGCCTTTCGGGTTATCCAATCCTCCTAGCACATCCATGCGAATCATGAATCAAGCACTGCAACCATTTATTGGAAGATTTGTTGTGGTTTATTTTGACGACATTCTCATATTTAGCAATTCTCTTGACGAGCATCTGCTGC
The window above is part of the Brassica napus cultivar Da-Ae chromosome C8, Da-Ae, whole genome shotgun sequence genome. Proteins encoded here:
- the LOC125591842 gene encoding uncharacterized protein LOC125591842; this translates as MPPRHRMIGYRCSNSWKIFKKTFKITCDEQWLKQFSKECRMESKPPGQQTQLTPTLLALNSLNDNNATTTTLSLKNKSTMHDVLDNPFGDNNQQRQQHHHRQHRNDDDFRWNSGLKIDIPEFHGGSKPEELLDWFVTVDEVIEFKDVPEQKRVPLVTTRFRGHTASWWSQTTLSRTRRGKEKITSWEKLKKHMRKTFIPYNFERLLFQKFHNIRQGSRSVEDYSNEFYLMLTRVDIHDSEDQLVVRYIAGLRSQIQTMLHQFDPCSVSEARQRALLIEQQSRSNTSQWTNNSRPRTTATNDDTKTATHRETTTPRNNNRPANTTAAETACPQGRRGLLASDKEITGEPIYDDEEEQIENVEEEQVPGDTGTFLMLRRNCLAPKTSEAWQRTSLFSSTCTVKGKICCFVIDSGCSANVVSEEAARKLALTAEAHPHPCRLLWMQTGAEVYVSKRTQVPLSIGSFYKETLYCDIAPMDVSHIILGRPWQYDWEVLHNGKLNTHSFMFQGRKITLLPSPEVDITATKDNQQNTPKQNLLIISKSQLEDELRAACPIFALIAADAKIATTNVVQREFETIITDFHDLFPEDLPAGLPRLRDIQHHIDLVPNVVLPNRAHYRMSLEEHEELRRQVEELLLKGYVRESLSPCAVPALLIPKKDKMWRMCVDSRVINKITTCYRFPIPRLDDLLDQIGKATIFTKLDLKSGYHQIRIRPGDEWKTAFKTREGLFEWLVMPFGLSNPPSTSMRIMNQALQPFIGRFVVVYFDDILIFSNSLDEHLLHLRDVLLVLRREKLYIAKHKCEFGVSEVLFLGYVVSAAGLRVDPQKVAAVSSWPVPTTITDVRSFHGLASFYRRFVYNFSTIMAPITDCMKNTTFVWTPEASQAFELIKPKLTTAPILVLPNFDLPFELHCDASKLGVGAVLSQQGRPVAYYSEKMAGARARYSTYDVEFYAIVQAIKHWRHYLAHKEFVLFTDHVALKYLDTQDKISSRHASWIAYLQQFTFVIKHQSGKLNKVADALSRRHALVATLRVSVLGFECFAELYATDPFFAAVWTDLNQNVRSDYSIVEGFIFKNNWLCVPESSLRLQIIKELHGEGHVGRDRTLKRVTDSYFWPTLRRDVEWFVARCTTCQRRKGHASNAGLYLPLPIPTKP